Proteins from a single region of Bacteroidota bacterium:
- a CDS encoding glycosyltransferase family 1 protein: MQIGFDAKRAFNNITGLGNYSRRVVENLLQYFPDDDYYLFTPKSDQDIVKFWEPVLKNKHIHTLKPHNIFYQAFHQLWRSYGSTKLAQTKKLEVYHGLSNELPVGIENTGIKTVVTIHDLIFLRHPDFFTATNRGIYKRKFEHACQTANHVVATSEQTKKDIVEFFNIDPEKIAVIYQNCSDIYYDKSTAEEIVQVRKVYNLPQKYILFVSKTDKRKNHLNFLQAYKQQCATWSANNRIPLVLCGGSGDNHREVLKYIHEHKLPVIHLDYVQHEHLPLLYDACLFSIYPSLFEGFGIPLVEAMARGKASLTSTGSCFEEIAGATALYANPEQPNDIAEKLYILCNGIAKVKTLEANTAAQLSLFDIEINTKKLYHLYNVN; this comes from the coding sequence ATGCAAATAGGATTCGATGCGAAGCGTGCGTTTAACAATATAACAGGACTAGGCAACTACAGCCGCAGGGTGGTTGAGAATTTATTACAATATTTTCCTGATGACGATTATTATTTGTTCACCCCAAAATCGGATCAGGATATTGTGAAATTTTGGGAACCTGTGCTTAAAAATAAACATATTCATACCCTTAAGCCGCATAATATTTTTTACCAAGCCTTTCACCAATTGTGGCGTAGCTATGGCAGTACCAAACTTGCCCAAACAAAAAAGTTGGAGGTATATCATGGCCTTAGCAATGAGTTACCAGTTGGAATTGAAAATACGGGTATCAAGACTGTTGTTACCATCCATGATTTAATATTTTTGCGTCACCCTGATTTTTTCACGGCAACCAATCGTGGAATTTATAAACGCAAATTTGAACATGCGTGCCAAACGGCCAACCATGTGGTGGCTACGAGCGAACAAACAAAAAAAGATATTGTGGAATTCTTCAATATTGATCCAGAAAAAATTGCAGTTATTTATCAAAATTGTAGTGATATTTATTATGATAAAAGTACTGCAGAAGAAATTGTTCAAGTAAGGAAAGTATATAATCTGCCACAGAAATATATATTATTTGTGAGTAAAACTGATAAGCGTAAAAATCATTTAAATTTTCTGCAGGCATATAAGCAACAATGTGCAACTTGGTCAGCAAATAATAGAATACCATTGGTGCTATGCGGTGGCTCGGGCGATAACCACCGAGAAGTGCTGAAATACATACATGAACATAAATTGCCCGTTATACATTTGGATTATGTGCAGCATGAGCATTTGCCGTTATTATATGATGCGTGCTTGTTCAGTATATATCCAAGTTTGTTTGAAGGATTTGGTATACCTTTGGTAGAAGCTATGGCAAGAGGCAAAGCAAGCCTTACTTCTACAGGTTCATGTTTTGAGGAAATAGCGGGAGCTACTGCTTTATATGCCAATCCAGAACAGCCCAATGATATTGCTGAGAAATTATATATATTATGTAATGGTATAGCAAAAGTGAAAACATTGGAGGCAAATACCGCAGCTCAATTAAGCCTTTTTGATATTGAAATTAATACCAAGAAATTATATCATTTGTACAACGTGAATTAG
- a CDS encoding lysylphosphatidylglycerol synthase transmembrane domain-containing protein, with protein MNYIKIFNTFIFLLFVLFGAYLLYTFLSKGEWVEVKTHIANGNYIVVWPALAVSILVYIIRTLRWNLLLNAAEQKTTFSNTFIATSFAYGISFFVPRLGEVFRCTWQKEKQQIPLAISLGTVLLERIVDVVMLLLLISLTIILQYEKVYTFFYHDMWKAGFENTFYNLYNNWVWLLLIIMVLAFLMYYSYVKLIKYNFFANFISGLRSIISLKQKNKFILYTLLIWICYYLLTYCWFYLFPETSSLTLLAGLTICTIGTIGRSIPISGGGMGAYHYLVGAALVLYSVPSSYGKALAMVIHGGQTAFTFLMCVVGLGLIGIRSK; from the coding sequence ATGAATTATATAAAAATATTCAACACATTTATATTTTTATTATTCGTACTTTTTGGAGCTTATTTATTATATACATTTTTAAGCAAGGGCGAATGGGTCGAAGTAAAGACTCATATAGCAAACGGCAATTATATTGTTGTTTGGCCAGCATTGGCAGTGTCAATTTTAGTATATATAATTCGCACTTTGCGTTGGAATTTATTACTAAATGCAGCAGAGCAAAAAACTACTTTTTCCAATACATTTATTGCCACTTCCTTTGCTTATGGAATCAGTTTTTTTGTGCCCCGATTGGGCGAAGTTTTTCGCTGTACGTGGCAAAAAGAAAAGCAGCAAATACCCTTGGCCATATCATTGGGAACGGTATTGCTTGAACGGATTGTTGATGTCGTGATGCTGTTATTACTAATTTCATTAACCATTATACTACAATATGAAAAAGTATATACTTTTTTTTACCATGATATGTGGAAAGCAGGTTTTGAAAATACCTTTTACAATTTATATAATAATTGGGTTTGGTTGTTGCTAATAATTATGGTTCTCGCATTTCTCATGTATTATAGTTATGTAAAACTTATCAAATACAATTTTTTTGCAAACTTTATCAGTGGACTCAGAAGTATTATATCATTGAAACAAAAAAATAAATTTATATTATATACTTTACTTATTTGGATTTGCTATTATTTGCTCACCTATTGTTGGTTCTATTTGTTCCCTGAAACTTCCTCACTCACCTTGTTGGCGGGCCTCACCATTTGCACCATAGGAACTATCGGTCGCTCTATACCTATTAGCGGCGGCGGCATGGGAGCTTATCATTACTTGGTGGGGGCAGCATTGGTATTATATAGTGTTCCATCCTCTTATGGCAAAGCATTAGCAATGGTAATACATGGCGGGCAAACGGCGTTTACTTTTTTGATGTGTGTGGTTGGCCTGGGGCTAATAGGAATAAGGAGTAAGTAG
- a CDS encoding YebC/PmpR family DNA-binding transcriptional regulator, giving the protein MGRAFEKRKHVMFARYDKMAKAFTRIGREISMAVKNSGPDPGGNPRLRAAMQTAKGLNMPKDRIEAAIKRASEKSDEVFEEHIYEGYGPYGVAVLLETATNNTNRTVANVRSYLTRAEGTLNKTGSLDFIFTRKGMFKLNATGLDPEEIELDLIDSGLEELFIDAEDNQIIIYTAFQDYSLMQKALEERNLPIVSSELERIANTFVELTEEQETEVMEMVEKMEQDDDVQKVYHNIK; this is encoded by the coding sequence ACGCAAACATGTGATGTTTGCTCGTTACGATAAGATGGCCAAGGCTTTTACCCGCATTGGCAGAGAAATTTCGATGGCTGTTAAAAATTCAGGACCTGACCCTGGAGGCAATCCACGATTGCGTGCTGCCATGCAAACTGCCAAGGGATTGAATATGCCCAAAGACCGAATAGAAGCTGCCATTAAAAGGGCTAGTGAGAAAAGTGATGAGGTTTTTGAAGAACATATATACGAAGGTTATGGGCCATACGGCGTTGCGGTATTGCTTGAAACCGCTACCAATAATACCAACCGCACCGTGGCAAATGTTCGTTCATACTTGACTAGAGCCGAAGGCACTTTAAACAAAACGGGTTCGCTCGATTTTATTTTCACCCGTAAAGGAATGTTCAAACTCAATGCAACCGGACTTGACCCCGAAGAGATCGAACTTGATTTGATAGATAGTGGTTTGGAAGAATTGTTCATCGATGCAGAGGATAATCAAATTATTATATATACCGCTTTTCAAGATTATAGCCTGATGCAAAAAGCCTTAGAGGAAAGAAATCTTCCCATTGTGAGCTCAGAGTTAGAGCGAATAGCTAATACTTTTGTGGAGTTAACCGAAGAACAAGAAACCGAGGTAATGGAGATGGTAGAGAAAATGGAGCAGGACGATGATGTGCAAAAAGTATATCATAATATCAAATAA